The DNA window ACATTGCGCCATACGTTTTCATCCGCGGCAAGCTGTTGGGCGTCAACATAGCGGACGCGGGCGCCGTCAAGAAGCGAGACCATCCGTCGTTCGCCGGCATCAAGCAGCTTGGCGATCATCGGGCGAAGCCGCTGGTGGTACAAGGCGACCAATGGCTCCGGGCGACCGTCATGGAGCGGAACGACGGCGTCAAAGGACGGATCGGCATAGGCGGCGAGCCGTTCCGTTACGTCCTTGTCCATATACGGCATGTCGCACGGCAGGACGAACACCCAATCGGATTGGCTCTGTTCCATGGCGGTGTAAATGCCGGCAAGCGGCCCAGAGCCGCGGTAACCCTCCACATCGAGCAGCACCGGGATATCCGTTCGCCGACGAAACTCGTCGACAAGCGCCGGATGGCTGATGAGATACAATTCGTCAACGATCGGAGCAAGCGCGGCGACAGACCAAGCGAAAAATGGCGCTCCTTGATGCAACGCGAACGCCTTCGGCCGTCCAAACCGGCGCGACTGGCCGCCGGCCAGCACCACTCCAGCAATCGTTTGTTTCATCACGATCCCCCTCCCAGACCTCGTCTGTTCCTACCGTACCATACGAACCGGCGAAAAAAAAGATTTCCGCCTGCCGACGGAAACCCTCATGGAGCGGATGAGTTATTTTTTGCCGATGGCCACCCACCAGACGTCCGGTCCTTCCTCTAAGTACTCCCATGTAAACTGATCCGGACGCTCCATCATAAACTGGTATTGCAACGGACGCGGGTCATGGTCGTTGACAAGCTCCATCACCTCCCCCGGCTTCAGGCTGTCAAACAGCCGGAAAATTGCGGGATGGCGATCGCGCGGCGGATAATCCGGAGCATGGATTTTTGCAGCAAATTGGCTCATAACGTTGGCCTCCTTTGTAGTATAATGAATTATATACTTATCATAGCCGCTTTCACCTAGGACGGTAGTGATGAGCATCACAGTCGTCTGGTGAACATTTTTCAATCCCCGTGAAAGGAGAAATGGCGGTTGGAAGAGCTTGTTGGCTTTTGCGCGCAATGCGGCAAGCCGATCCATTGTTTGCATGGATTTTTAAACGGCGTCATCAGCGAAGGAAAGGAGACATTGTACTGTTTTCCTTGCCATGAAAAGCAAAAGGAGAAAGAACACGCCAAGCCCGATCAATGTTGCAAGTAGTTGAAAACGTTCGCAAATGAAAGGCACAGCGGCATTCCGCTGTGCCTATTTGTTATTCTTCTTCCGCTAAGTTCGCCACCGGCAGCTCTTCCCCTTCGCCGTGCGTTGGCTTGCGCAAATGGAACAGCACCTTGATCGCAAAGACAAGCAACGCGACGACGCCGATCAAAAAGATCGTATCCGGAAGAAAGCGGACAAGCAGCAAGTTTTGGACGATATCTTGTTGCAAGAACGAAGGTGAACGCGACGCCCAATAGCCATTGACAAACGCTTCCTTAATTTGCAAAATCCCGACTGGAAGGAGCGTGATGGCGATCATGCCGGCCAATCCGATGTTTAACATCCAGCACGAGAACTTCAACCATTTGTCATTCCACGCCTCTGGCTTGACAATGTTGCGCAGCGAGTAAAGGAGCACGGCGATGGCAAACATGCCGTACACGCCCATCATCGCCCCGTGGCCGTGGGCCGGCGTTAAGAATTGCCCGTGTTCAAAGTAGCTGACTGCCGGCAAGTTGATCAGGAAGCCGAGCACCCCTGCGCCGACCAAGTTCCAAATGGCGGTTGAAATCAAGAACCAGAACGTCGCTTTGTACAGGAAGTTGACTCCACCGTCGCGCATCATTTTGTATTGCTCGTACGCTTCCAAAATGAGCAGCGTGAGAGGAATGACTTCAAGCGCCGAGAACACGGCGCCAAGGGCAATCCATATTTCCGGCGAACCGTTGTAGTAGTAGTGGTGGCCGATGCCGATGACACCGCTGCCCAATAAAATCGTAAATTGGAAGTATAGCGCCCGGACCGTCGATTTTTTCGTCACCAATCTCATTTGTACGAGCAAGAACCCGATGACGACAACGGCGAACACTTCAAAAATGCCTTCCACCCATAAGTGGATGATCCACCAGCGCCAGAAGTCAGCCATCGTAAAGTTCGTGTCCGGTTCGATAAAGAACGCGAAGATGTAAAAGAACGGAACGGCAATGGCGGAGTAAAACAGCAAGTGGATGAGCCCGCCTTTGTCGCTTTCCCGCTTCAGTCCGCGTTTGACGCCGCGGAAGACGATGACCAGCCAAAGGAGCA is part of the Geobacillus sp. 46C-IIa genome and encodes:
- a CDS encoding DUF2249 domain-containing protein, translated to MSQFAAKIHAPDYPPRDRHPAIFRLFDSLKPGEVMELVNDHDPRPLQYQFMMERPDQFTWEYLEEGPDVWWVAIGKK
- a CDS encoding molybdenum cofactor guanylyltransferase, whose product is MKQTIAGVVLAGGQSRRFGRPKAFALHQGAPFFAWSVAALAPIVDELYLISHPALVDEFRRRTDIPVLLDVEGYRGSGPLAGIYTAMEQSQSDWVFVLPCDMPYMDKDVTERLAAYADPSFDAVVPLHDGRPEPLVALYHQRLRPMIAKLLDAGERRMVSLLDGARVRYVDAQQLAADENVWRNVNKEEEYR